DNA from bacterium:
GCGTTCTCGGTGAGGACCTGCAACCCCTTGATCTGCAATACCTGGAGATCGTCATAGCTGCTCGAGAAGGCAGTGAGGCCAAGCTGGACGCGGCCCCCGAAGAAGTGACTGCGGCTCCCGATCTCGATGGTCTCGACGAGTTCCGGGTCGACGGCATTGGTGGTGCCCGTAGCGACCACGAGTTCGAGAAGCCCCGGTTTGTAGCCGCGCGCCCATTTTGCGTAGAGAAGGTGTCCAGGGCTCAACTGCCAGCGCAGGCCAGCCTCGCTGGTGACCTCCTCGAAGGAAGCGTTTCCATCCAGGCGCCCGCCGGGAGAGAGCGCTCCGGGCACGATGCTCTCCATGACCCGGGATCGGTCCCGATTCCAGCGTACGCCTCCGAAGAGCTCGATGTCCGGTCCGCGTTCCAGGAATGCGAAGGGGCGAACGCCGCCGCTTGCGAATACCGCGAAACCTCGCTCACGGATTCGGGAATCGACATCGAAAGCGCCGAAGGAGGTCAGGTTCCTCGAGGCTTCGTTGGCACGGTCCTCGAACGCAAAGACGCCTAGCAAAGCGTGGAAACGTCGTTCCGCCTGGTCGGTTGCCAGCCGCGCCTCGCCTGTCCAGGTGGTGGCGCGGCTCTCCAGGGATCCATCGGCAACGACGAGTTCGGTTCCGTCGACGTCAAAGATGCTCTCCTGCTCACGCCGTTCCCAGCCGCCGAGTAGCGTGAGTTGCGGTCGGCCGAGGGCGGCCAAGGTGGGGAGGCGCCAGCTGAGCTCGCCATCGACTGCACGCACGCGTAGAATCGGCTCGCCAAGCTCGGTGGATCGGCTGCGCACCTTCAACTCGTCACTCGAGACCGGCGCTGCGCCAGCAAACGGGTCGGTGGGGAAGACACCGAAGGGTGTCGCCACGGCACCAAGCGGAAATACCCGGGTAGCGGGTCGTCCCTGGAGGCCCAGGGCTTTCGAGCGATGGTAGTGGGCGCGAAGCTCGGCGGAGAAGTCGTCACCGAGATGCGATGTGAGGATGGCTCGTGCGGAGAAATCGTCGCCGTTCTCCGGGTCTCGGCTGCTGCGAAGCAGGGGGTTGTCCTGAAATCCGTCGGCACGCTCCCGTTGCACGGAGATGCGAGCAAGCAGACGCTCGTCGCCTTTCCCGAGCAGCGGGAGGTTCAGTCCGCCGCGGAAGAGGACGGCATCCGGGCGCGATCCCGTGACGTCACCGAACGCTTCCCAGCCCGAATGGGGGCGCCGCCAACGGAGATCCAATGCTCCGGCCGTTGCCGAACGCCCGTATACGGTTCCCGAAGGCCCGCGCACCAATTCGAGTCGCTCCAGGTCGTAGAACTGTCCAAGCAGCGAGAGCTCGCCAGCCGGCTTGAAGATTCCATTCACATGTTCGGCTACGGGGGAAGCCAAACCACCGGGCGAGCCGGACACCTGGCTCGGCGCGATGCCGCGAATGGCAATGGGCCCGTTCTCGCCCTGGATCTCCACGTTGGGCACATGGGAGAGGAAATCGGACAGGCGCTCCACGCTGCGAAATCGGATCTCCTCCCGGTCGAGTGTGACGAGCGACGCAGGGACCGCCTGTTCTTCGACCGGTTGGACACGCTTCGTGATGTGCAGGGTAATCGCGGCCGGATTCTGCTCGGAAGTCCCTTCATCGGCGTGGGAAGGAGAGGCAAGCAGAAGGACGAAGATGAGCCAGTACATGGCGCCTGAAGATTGCAGCTATTCCAGCTCGCGCATCAGCGCCCGGGCATTCGGGTCATCGGGTCGAAGTGCGAGGAGCTTTGCCGCGTAGCTGCGTGCGGTGTCGGAATGGCCCGCATCCCGGTGGAGAGTGGCAAGAGCGACCAGCAGGTCCAGGTTGCCCGGATGTCGCTCGTGAGCGCCCGCGAGAACCTTCAGTGCGGTCTCCAACTGGCCGGTCGAACTCAATGCGATGCCATGGGCGTAGGCGTAGCGGGGATTCTCGGGGGCCAACTCGGCAGCGTGTGCCAGTGAAACGAGGGCCTCATCCAATGCTCTCCGGCGTGCAAGCAGAAGGCCGAGGGCATGATGCACGTCGGCATTGTCAGGAAACAAGCCGACGGCTTCCCGCAGGAGTCGTTCGCTCTCGTCCTCACGGCCGCGGGTGCGATGGTGTTCCGCCAGGTTGACGTAGCCGGGCAGGAACCAGGGTCCAATGCGCAAGGCCGTCTCATAGGCTTGCTGGGCCGCATCGCGCTCACCGAGGTGATCGTTCAGGAGGCCCAGGTTCACGTGGCTCTCAGGTCGCTCGGCACTCAGCAACTGCGCTTGCCGATACTCATCGAGTGCCGCGTCAAAAGGCTTGGCAGCTCGCGGGTCGGTGATCTCCCGTCGCATGGGTGCGAGAGCGCGGGCCGCCTCGATTCGCACTGCCCGCGATTCATCTCGCAACAGGCTCTCGAGCGCAAGCCAACGATCCTGGGGTGGAAGTGATTCTGCCGCGCTGGCTGCAGCCAATCGCACGAGCGGCGATGGATCCCGCAGCCCGGCGTGCAGGCTCGGCAGCGAGGCGGCATCGAGCTGGGAGCCGAGCAAGCGGAGGGCCGAAGCGCGCAGGATCGAGGATCGTTCCGGATCCTTCGCGAGAGCGGCCAGGGCGGCCGCCGCACCCGGCAACAGGCGCCGGCCCGCGTGCAGTACTTCGCCCGGATGGACGCCCGGGTTCACGGAGCTTCCGTTCCAGCTGGCGATCGTCTCGCTCGCCCAGCCAGGGCTTCGATCCGCATGGCAACTCGTGCACGGATCCGGTGCCCCGATCTTCTCGCTCACGTCGGGCCGCGGCACGCGAAAGCCATGATCGCGTCGGTCGTCGACGACCATATACGTACTCGTTGGCATATGGCAGGCGATGCAACTGGCCCCAGCCGTGGCGGGTTCGTGGTGATGGTGCACCGATGTGGCGAAAGCTCCCGGTCGATGGCAACCCGCGCAGACCGCGTCGGGCTCCTCGATTCGGAGGCTGTGGGGATCGTGGCAATCACTGCAGGTCACGCCTGCCGCATACATGCGACTCTGCACGAAGGAACCCCAGACGTAGACTTCGTCCAGGATCTGGCCGTCGGCGTGATACAAGCCTTCATCCAACAATGCGGGCCGGGCGTGATTCAGGAACGCGTCGCCAGGTTCGGCTTGTGAAATCCGGGTGCGACGCGAGTGACACGGGGCACAAACGTCGAGTTCCCCGTTCCGACTCAACCTCCCATGGAGTTCGACTGGGGACGTCGCAATGCGGCTGGCGATTCGAGCGCCTTCCTGGAACTCCCACTTGCGCTCGCTTCCGAGGGTGACTTCGAGGCCTTGATCAGCCAACGCGGCATCGGCACCGGCGTTGGCCCACGCGATATGCGCCCCGCCTCGCCCATGACAGGCTTCACAAGCGACATCGAGCTCGGACCACCGCGTGTCGAATCGATCCTCCTCGAGCCGGTAGCCCTTCTCGAGGTTCGTCGAGTGGCAATCGGCGCACATGGCATTCCAGCTTCCCGCCGGACCCGTCCAATGCAGGATGTCGCCCGGTGGGATCTCCTCTTCCGGATGGAGGTGGAACCAGCGCTGCCCCCCAGCGGTTGCGGGTCGCGAATCCCATGCCACACCGAGCGCGTGCAGCCGACCGCCCGGGAGTCGAACCAGGTGTTGCTGAAGTGGCTCAGCACCAAACGTGTAGGCGATTTCGAAGTCCTGGACCGCGCCGTCGGGCCCTGCTGTCTCGACGAAGAACGCCTCGCCTTGCCGGTAGAAGCGGAAACGCTCACCGCGATGCTCGAAAGCCACATCACCAAAATCACCGAGGACATTCCCCGGCCGGGCTTCCTGCATGGCAAGATCGTGATGGGAGCCGCGCCAGCGCTCCGTTTCCTCCGGGTGACAGCTCGCGCAGGCCTCCGCGCCAACGTACTCCGCGGTGGGTTCAGGAGCCTGAGTGGCCTGGTCAGGAGAACCGCAAGCGAGCGCGGTCAGGAAAATCGAGGTGAGCTGGAGCCGGTTCACGGCCGAGGATTAGCACGAAACCGCGTATCTGCTCGGGAGCTCGACGTTGGGGCAGAGGCCCCGCATCTCCCCAGCATGACATCTTGGACTTGCCCAAAATGTTCGACATCGACCCGGTGCAAGTCGGCATCCTTGTGAAGCGGGCGCGAACGTTCTGCTGGCTCCGCCCCCGCCGCGGCTGTGTCGCGCTCTCGTTCAAGCTCTCCCGCCCCCTCGCCGATCGGCGAGTGCGCAAGAGTCTCCAGACTTCCGCGAATCGCATGGCTCATTTCGTCGATCTGGTTTCGCCCGACGAGGTCGATGATCAGATCCGCGATTGGCTGGCGGAGGTCTACCTGGATTTGCCTATCTGAAGGCTGGTCCCGGCACGATTGAGGTAGAATCCATGTACTCGAGTGGAGTCCGGAGACATAAGATGGCGTCGCCCAAGAAACAGCTGGCTCGCTCGGCTCGAACCGGAGCCGCGATTCTGGTGTTCTTCACCACGGTGTTGGCGTGCGCCACGAAACCCGTGGCTCCGGCGGAACCGGTGACGCAGCCCGAACTCTCGGCTCCCGTCGTTCTCTACACGCGCTACGAGGTGGTTCGAGGAGACATGCTCTCGTCGATCGCGCAGAACCACGGCATCACCCTCGAAGCGCTGCTTGCGGAGAATCCAATCGACGACCCGCGCAAGCTCGAGATCGGCCGGGTGCTTCGTATTCCCGTTGCCGACTCCCAGATACAGCCTTCGGAGTTCGATGATGGTTTCACGCCTGAGGTCGACAGGGTGGTCGCCGAGTCTCCGGCGTCCGACTCTCTGGAATCCGAGCCTGCGGCCTCCGACTCTCTGGAATCGGAGCCTGCGGCCTCCGATTCGCCAACTCCCAAATCCCCGGCTGAGCCCGGAGAGATCACGGACCTCATCGACCTGGCTCAGAGGCAGCGCCAGGACGAGGACTACGCAGGGGCACTCGAGACGTTGACACTCGCAGAGGAAGCCGCGGTGGCGCTCCCCGAAGACGAGGACTCGCGGAGTACCCGAGCCCAGATCGCGCTGACGGCTGCCATGGTGGAACTCGGCCGTGGCGATGATGCCGGTGTCGTGCAGCGCTTCAGTCAAGTACTGACGCTGCTTCCGTACTACGCCCCGGCTCCCGGCGTCTTCTCCCCCCATGCCCTCGAGCTGCTCGAGCAGGCGCGGGAAGAGGTCGCATACCGACGTTGACGCTAGGGAGCGGGCTCGAGCGCCTGCTCCAATAGCTCGTCGAAGGACGCCTGGAGGCACTCGGCGTAGAAGCCGGGATCGGGGAGCATCTTGCGGCATGCGGTGACCGAGATGCTGATGCGACCCGAACAACTGAAGACCGGGTGGATGATGCCCATGCCGTCCAGCACCGGCCCCATTCCGTAGAGGGCGCACATCTTCGCCCCGGTGAAGTAGAGCGGGATCTGCGGGCCCGGCACATTCGTGACGACGGTATTGCAGAAGGGCTTGACGGAATTGGCAAGGCCGAGGCGCGTGTACAGCCGCGCTGCCAATCCGACCAGCGTGCCGGGCAGGAATTGCGCCACATCGGTCATGGTCTGGGCACCGATCGCCTCTGCCGTCTTCTTGGAAGCCTTCGTGCCGCGCTGCATCTTGCGCAGACGCTCGAGCGGGTCGCCCTCGTCGGTGTAGAGGGTCACTGACATGGCCGAGATCCGATTGCCTGCGCTCCCGGCCTCGTCATCGGAGCGGACGGAGATCGGTGCCATCGCGACCAGGGGTTCGTCCGGAAGCTCACGATGGAATTCCAGGTACTTTCGAAGCGCACCGCCACAGACGGTGAGGATCACGTCGTTGACGGTGGCGCCTGGAATTCGCTTGCGGATGTCACGAATATCCTGCAGAGAGAAGTTCCGGCCTTCGACGACCCGATGGCTGGAGATGGTGCCGTTGAAACGGGTGCGCGGAACATCCTTGATCTCATCCATCTCGTCTTCGGGTGAGCCGCGGAAGAAGTTCGCCACGCCCGGGATGGTCTGGCCGGCAACACGGACGAAGTTGAAAGGGCTACGGATGTTGTTGAGCGTGGTGCGAGCCGCCATTTCCAGGTAGGTGGGCTCGCGCTCCGGTATCCACTCTTCGTCCGGCGGCGCGGGCTCGGCATTCGGAGACGTATCGTGAATGGCCCCGGCAAGCTCAGCGCCGGAGACGCCGTCGATCGCTGCGTGGTGGATCTTCGTCATCACCGCGAAGCTTCCAGGAGGCATGCCTTCGACGTTGTCGAGGCCTTCGATCACATACATTTCCCAGAGCGGGCGGGAGAGATCCATGGGCCGCGAGTGGATCCGCGCCACCTGGATGCAGAGCTGTCGCCAATCGCCCGGGTGGGGAAGTGCGATATGACGCACGTGGAATTCGAGATCGAATTCCGGGTCCTCCAGCCAGTAGGGATGGTCGAGATTCATCGGTGCGTAGACGAGCTTCTGACGGAAGCAGCGCGCCAGATGCAGTCGACTCTCGACGTTCGCGAGGATCTGCTTGAAGGTGACGCGGCCGCCCGGCGCCGTCGATTGGTCGTAGATCGTGAAGGAGCCGATGTGGTTGGGCGCGTTGGCGGTCTCGAAGTTGAGAAACGAAGCATCCATCCCTGAGAGCTGCTGCATCGGAATCCTCCCGTCGCGCCGGCGACCTCCCCATCCTACACCGGATCTACTCCCCGTAGCCGGGGGGCGCCACGAAGCCGCCGATGGCCGCTTCCGCCAACCTTGCGAACTCGATCGGTGTGCGGTCCTCCAGGTAGGGTCCGATCAACTGCATTCCGACGGGGAGACCGTCCTCCGCCTGGCCTACGGGGACGATTGTGGCGGGCAGGTAGGCCACCGTGGCGAGCCCCGCCCAGAAGAGCTGGGTCATGTACGAGATCTGCTCGTCGTCGACTCGCAGCATGCGCGTCGGGATCGGGCTGTGATCGTGCGGAAAGGCGGTCGTGGGAGAGATCGGGCACAACAGGAGATCGAAGGCCTCGAAGAACTCGGCCCAGCGAACGCGAAGCTGCTCGCGGCGCTCGTTGTCCGATAGCCAGGCTCGGTGAGGGCCGACGCTCCCCCGGATCATGAGCGCCTCCGGGCTGTTGTCGTCCGGTGCCAGGTTGGCCGCGGCGGCCTCCATGTCCTTGATGACGTTGGGTGGAAAACCTGTCCCCATTACGCCGTAGAGGAGCCGCGTGTAGAGCTCGTGGCTCGTCTCGAAGTCGATTTTCGGAAGTGCGGCTTCATCGATCGTGACTCCGGCCGCCGCGACGGCATCGGCGGCGGCTCGGATGCAGCCGCGAACGGCGCTGGATACAGGGTGGCCCGGAAGATCGAGGAGCAGCCCAACGCGGAAATCCTCCAGACGCTGATGGCGGGGGGCAGGCAGTTCGAGGCGCCAGGCGGTCGCATCCTCCTTGAACGGGCCGGACAGCACGTCCATGGCAAGGGCGAGATCGTCGGCCGCGCGGGCAAGGGGGCCTAGCACGGCGAGATCTGCCCGGGACCGTTGGCCCGGGGGGCCGGGGACATGGCCGCGCCCGGACACGATTCCGTAGCTGGGCTTGTGGCCGTACACACCGCAGAAGTGCGCCGGGTTCCGAATCGAACCACCGATGTCGCTGCCCAGCTCGAGGGGTGTGAAGCCCGCAGCCAGCGAGGCCGCCGAGCCCCCGCTCGAGCCTCCGGGGCCGCGCTCCGTGTTCCATGGGTTGTTCGTCGTCCCGTAGACGTCGTTGTAGCTCTGGAAATCGCCAGCGTAGAGCGGCAGATTGGTTCCACCGAAGATGATGGCCCCTGCGTCCTTCAACCGGCGAATGGTGTCGGCATCCTCGGTCGGGACGTGGCCCGAAAGCTCGGGAGCACCGGAGGTCGTCGGTTGGCCCGCGACCTCGATGCATTCCTTCACGGTCATCGGCAGGCCGTGCAGGGGGCCCCAGGACTCGCCGCGGGCTCGGGCCGCGTCCGCCTCGCCAGCACGCTCTCGCGCTTCGTCCGACGCCAGGGTGACGACAGCGTTCAGCTCGCCGTTCCAGCGCTCGATCCGGGCAAGCAACAGATCGAGAAGCTCCAGGCTGGTCAGTTCGCCGCGGTCCATGGCCGCCAGCAGTTCGGTCGCGGATCGGTAGGCCCATGCTGCCATCACTCATTCTCCTGTCTTCCACACGCAATGTGGTAGCGTGCAGTTTCACTCAGCGGGGCACCTCATGGCCAGCATGTACGAATTGAAGGCGAACGCCATCTCCGGTGAAGAGATCGCTCTCTCCCAGTTCGAAGGGCAGCTCAGCCTGGTCGTCAACGTCGCCAGCCAGTGAGGCCTGACTGGCCAGTACGCAGGTCTGCGTACCCTCCATCAGAACACCGACGGTCTCACGGTCATGGGCTTCCCCTGCAACCAGTTTGGAGCCCAGGAGCCCGGCACGAACGAAGAGATCCTCGAGTTCGCGCGCTCCAAGTACGAGATCGATTTCCCGATGTTCGCCAAGATCGATGTGAACGGGGAGTCGGCCTCCGACCTCTACCGATTCCTCAAGGCTGGCAATCCGGATGAGGAAGGCAAGGAGGAGATCGCTTGGAACTTCACGAAGTTCCTGGTCGGAAAGGACGGGCAAGTGATCGCCCGCTACGGGCCGACGACGACGCCCGAAGACATCGGGGCGGGGCTGGCCGAGCACCTCTGATCGGCTGATGGGGGTGCTGGAGGCCTTCTACCGCTAGGATCGGTCGATGGCAGCACGCAAGAGCGCGAGCAAGGTGACGAAGAAGGCCGCCGGCACGAAGAAGCCCGCGGCGAAAAAGGCTGCACCCAAGAAGGCAGCAACGAAGAAGGCTGCGACCCAGAAGGCTTCCGCCACGAAGAAGCCCGCGGCAAAGAAGGCTACGGCCAGGAAAGCCGCACCGAAGAAGGCAGCGGCCAAGAAGGCTGAAGCCACGGAACCGGCCGCGAAGAAGCCGGCTGCCAAGAAAGCCGCCGGGAAGGGGGCCTCCGTCAAGGACGTCCACATGGGGCACATCTTTGCCCTGAAGCCCCGGGTCGACAAATCCTTTCGCCAGGAGGATCTCCGGAGAGCGAAGGAACTGCTC
Protein-coding regions in this window:
- a CDS encoding glutathione peroxidase; protein product: MASMYELKANAISGEEIALSQFEGQLSLVVNVASQUGLTGQYAGLRTLHQNTDGLTVMGFPCNQFGAQEPGTNEEILEFARSKYEIDFPMFAKIDVNGESASDLYRFLKAGNPDEEGKEEIAWNFTKFLVGKDGQVIARYGPTTTPEDIGAGLAEHL
- a CDS encoding wax ester/triacylglycerol synthase family O-acyltransferase; this translates as MQQLSGMDASFLNFETANAPNHIGSFTIYDQSTAPGGRVTFKQILANVESRLHLARCFRQKLVYAPMNLDHPYWLEDPEFDLEFHVRHIALPHPGDWRQLCIQVARIHSRPMDLSRPLWEMYVIEGLDNVEGMPPGSFAVMTKIHHAAIDGVSGAELAGAIHDTSPNAEPAPPDEEWIPEREPTYLEMAARTTLNNIRSPFNFVRVAGQTIPGVANFFRGSPEDEMDEIKDVPRTRFNGTISSHRVVEGRNFSLQDIRDIRKRIPGATVNDVILTVCGGALRKYLEFHRELPDEPLVAMAPISVRSDDEAGSAGNRISAMSVTLYTDEGDPLERLRKMQRGTKASKKTAEAIGAQTMTDVAQFLPGTLVGLAARLYTRLGLANSVKPFCNTVVTNVPGPQIPLYFTGAKMCALYGMGPVLDGMGIIHPVFSCSGRISISVTACRKMLPDPGFYAECLQASFDELLEQALEPAP
- a CDS encoding LysM peptidoglycan-binding domain-containing protein gives rise to the protein MASPKKQLARSARTGAAILVFFTTVLACATKPVAPAEPVTQPELSAPVVLYTRYEVVRGDMLSSIAQNHGITLEALLAENPIDDPRKLEIGRVLRIPVADSQIQPSEFDDGFTPEVDRVVAESPASDSLESEPAASDSLESEPAASDSPTPKSPAEPGEITDLIDLAQRQRQDEDYAGALETLTLAEEAAVALPEDEDSRSTRAQIALTAAMVELGRGDDAGVVQRFSQVLTLLPYYAPAPGVFSPHALELLEQAREEVAYRR
- a CDS encoding tetratricopeptide repeat protein, translated to MNRLQLTSIFLTALACGSPDQATQAPEPTAEYVGAEACASCHPEETERWRGSHHDLAMQEARPGNVLGDFGDVAFEHRGERFRFYRQGEAFFVETAGPDGAVQDFEIAYTFGAEPLQQHLVRLPGGRLHALGVAWDSRPATAGGQRWFHLHPEEEIPPGDILHWTGPAGSWNAMCADCHSTNLEKGYRLEEDRFDTRWSELDVACEACHGRGGAHIAWANAGADAALADQGLEVTLGSERKWEFQEGARIASRIATSPVELHGRLSRNGELDVCAPCHSRRTRISQAEPGDAFLNHARPALLDEGLYHADGQILDEVYVWGSFVQSRMYAAGVTCSDCHDPHSLRIEEPDAVCAGCHRPGAFATSVHHHHEPATAGASCIACHMPTSTYMVVDDRRDHGFRVPRPDVSEKIGAPDPCTSCHADRSPGWASETIASWNGSSVNPGVHPGEVLHAGRRLLPGAAAALAALAKDPERSSILRASALRLLGSQLDAASLPSLHAGLRDPSPLVRLAAASAAESLPPQDRWLALESLLRDESRAVRIEAARALAPMRREITDPRAAKPFDAALDEYRQAQLLSAERPESHVNLGLLNDHLGERDAAQQAYETALRIGPWFLPGYVNLAEHHRTRGREDESERLLREAVGLFPDNADVHHALGLLLARRRALDEALVSLAHAAELAPENPRYAYAHGIALSSTGQLETALKVLAGAHERHPGNLDLLVALATLHRDAGHSDTARSYAAKLLALRPDDPNARALMRELE
- a CDS encoding TonB-dependent receptor gives rise to the protein MYWLIFVLLLASPSHADEGTSEQNPAAITLHITKRVQPVEEQAVPASLVTLDREEIRFRSVERLSDFLSHVPNVEIQGENGPIAIRGIAPSQVSGSPGGLASPVAEHVNGIFKPAGELSLLGQFYDLERLELVRGPSGTVYGRSATAGALDLRWRRPHSGWEAFGDVTGSRPDAVLFRGGLNLPLLGKGDERLLARISVQRERADGFQDNPLLRSSRDPENGDDFSARAILTSHLGDDFSAELRAHYHRSKALGLQGRPATRVFPLGAVATPFGVFPTDPFAGAAPVSSDELKVRSRSTELGEPILRVRAVDGELSWRLPTLAALGRPQLTLLGGWERREQESIFDVDGTELVVADGSLESRATTWTGEARLATDQAERRFHALLGVFAFEDRANEASRNLTSFGAFDVDSRIRERGFAVFASGGVRPFAFLERGPDIELFGGVRWNRDRSRVMESIVPGALSPGGRLDGNASFEEVTSEAGLRWQLSPGHLLYAKWARGYKPGLLELVVATGTTNAVDPELVETIEIGSRSHFFGGRVQLGLTAFSSSYDDLQVLQIKGLQVLTENAAEASIWGVEASLSLEPLPGWQVEISAAHLDATFDEFCSDDPAQFFAISEPGCPAAVPGTTFNGQSNLAGNQLQDAPRWKASIFTTYAFSLGSYGSLRPVAEFTWTDASFLRPFNLDSDRRNATTSTDLRLIWMDTSERFSAEIFVENLENDVVYARRSVLPEFAGSFPVGLGLLPPRRFGIRLGFRWGEAP
- a CDS encoding amidase is translated as MAAWAYRSATELLAAMDRGELTSLELLDLLLARIERWNGELNAVVTLASDEARERAGEADAARARGESWGPLHGLPMTVKECIEVAGQPTTSGAPELSGHVPTEDADTIRRLKDAGAIIFGGTNLPLYAGDFQSYNDVYGTTNNPWNTERGPGGSSGGSAASLAAGFTPLELGSDIGGSIRNPAHFCGVYGHKPSYGIVSGRGHVPGPPGQRSRADLAVLGPLARAADDLALAMDVLSGPFKEDATAWRLELPAPRHQRLEDFRVGLLLDLPGHPVSSAVRGCIRAAADAVAAAGVTIDEAALPKIDFETSHELYTRLLYGVMGTGFPPNVIKDMEAAAANLAPDDNSPEALMIRGSVGPHRAWLSDNERREQLRVRWAEFFEAFDLLLCPISPTTAFPHDHSPIPTRMLRVDDEQISYMTQLFWAGLATVAYLPATIVPVGQAEDGLPVGMQLIGPYLEDRTPIEFARLAEAAIGGFVAPPGYGE